The genome window TCATTCTCTATTTCTTTCCCAGAGAAGAGAAATCGGAGTATGTTTTTCAGGAAGGGAAGCCTTGGAAATACGGGCTGTTGACAGCCTCTTTCGACTTTCCCATTTACAAAAGCAAAGAACAACTGAAACACGAACAGGACAGCATCATCAAGACCCTGCGTCCGTTCTTCACCGAAGAACCCCGTGTGGGAACCGAACAGATAAACAACTTCAAGCGCGAACACCAGGACATGCTCCAAAACGCCGAATCGGCCAACGCCTATCGCTATGTACTGGGAGCATTGGCGGAAGTGTATAAAAAAGGCATTATCGACACCGACACCTACAACACGCTGATAAACAACGAAACGCCAGGCATACGCATCGTCAGCCGCAACACCGTGAAAGGGGAGAGTGAGGTGTCGCAACTGCTCTCGTTGCGGTCGGCCTACGAATATATCATGGCCCATGCGACCGCCCAACAGCAAAACATACTGAACTCGTGCAACCTGAACAATTACCTCACCGAAAATCTCACCTACGACAGCCTCAAATCGCAAAATGCACGATTTGAACTGCTGCAACGCATTCCCTCCTCGATAGGCATGGTACAAAAAGGGGAGAAAATCATCAACCGCGGCGACATCGTCACCCCCCATACCTACCTTATCCTCAAATCGTTCGAGACAATGAACCAGCGCAACAACACGCGCACCCAACAACAAGACATGATCATCATGCTGGGACAGGGCATTGTCATCATCTGCCTGCTGATATTCCTCTACCGTTATCTGGCCATATTCTACCCGCGCACCTTCAATGACCCGAAGAAACTCGCCTTTGTCATGATCATGATTACCGGAACGACGGTCATCTGCTACCTCTTGTGCGGCATGTTCACGACGTCGGGCATGTATTTGGTGCCGTTTGCCATACTCCCCATCACCATCGTCGTCTTCCTGAAAAAATCGATTGCGCTGATTTCGAGTCTCATCTCGATTCTGCTGTGCGCCTTTGCCGTCCCCTACCCGCTCGAATTCATTTTCCTGCAAATGGCCGTGACGGTGACAGCCATCAACAACATGAAGGAGTTGGTGAGACGTTCCCAACTGTTGCGTTGTGTCATTCTCATATTCCTCACCTACTGCTTCACCTACACGGGCTATACCCTGATTTTTGAAGAGTGGACCAAACTCGACCCCCAGCTGTT of Candidatus Caccoplasma merdavium contains these proteins:
- a CDS encoding HDIG domain-containing protein, producing the protein MKKALRHIFMSRVGLLQAAYFVGTIALILYFFPREEKSEYVFQEGKPWKYGLLTASFDFPIYKSKEQLKHEQDSIIKTLRPFFTEEPRVGTEQINNFKREHQDMLQNAESANAYRYVLGALAEVYKKGIIDTDTYNTLINNETPGIRIVSRNTVKGESEVSQLLSLRSAYEYIMAHATAQQQNILNSCNLNNYLTENLTYDSLKSQNARFELLQRIPSSIGMVQKGEKIINRGDIVTPHTYLILKSFETMNQRNNTRTQQQDMIIMLGQGIVIICLLIFLYRYLAIFYPRTFNDPKKLAFVMIMITGTTVICYLLCGMFTTSGMYLVPFAILPITIVVFLKKSIALISSLISILLCAFAVPYPLEFIFLQMAVTVTAINNMKELVRRSQLLRCVILIFLTYCFTYTGYTLIFEEWTKLDPQLFFYLGINCGLLFFTYLLIYLLEKVFGFVSTVTLVELSDINLPIFRQLSETCPGTFQHSMQVSNLATEAADCIGAQAQLVRTGALYHDIGKMANPAFFTENQNGVNPHNSLPYEESAQIVINHVKDGVKIAEKLNLPQTITDFIKTHHGRSKAKYFYNSYVNEHPDEEVNEELFTYPGPNPFTKEQAILMMADAVEAASRSLKEYNEENISKLVNAIIDSQISDGLLNNSPISFRDICDIKKAFIEKLKTMYHTRISYPELHKK